The segment GGGACCAAGAATGTCCACATATCCTCGAAGCCTGCTGATGAAATCAGTCCCCTTTGCATCCGCCAGCCCTTCCTGAGAAACGAATTCTTTGTACGACGGTTTGGTGCCACCGGCAAAGACGAAAACAGCTTTGCCGATCGGATGCATTGCATCCCCTTCCTTGAAAACGCCATCTTGCATGGGAGCTAAAAAGTACTTCAACCAGCCCAGCTTGCCGTTGAAATTTGAATCGAATTCATCGAAGAAAACCAGCGGCAAATTTCCCTTTAATGAAATATCACGGACCATATGAAAAGCGTTGATGAGATCATCACTGGAAGTAAACTGCGATAAATTGAATTCGATCTTTTTCATCAGGTCTTTGTTGATTGATTCCGCGACCTGCGTTACACCAAACGATTTCCCCGATCCAGGGCGACCGAACACGGCGATGGAAAGTGGTGGCCTGCCGGATGTGTCCCGGATGTACTCCTGCAGCAGGTTCTTAATACTCCGGAAACTTTCTATTTCGGAACGGTCTACGGTTTTTAATTTTCCAAATGTGGCGATCGGCACATTTGTAAGGGCCGCGTCTTCGCCATTCATGACAATGTCACGAGCGATTTCTTCCAGCCGCGCAGGATTCAATGTTCTTAAGATCGACCAAAAATCAGGGTCCGCCACGACCGGCGATGAAGGCAGCGGAATGGGCACCTCTGCAATCTGAACATCCGATTTATCGGGATGAAAAACGTCAGCGGAAAACTTTAAATTCGGATCCTCGCCGGATCCAAAACCGCGAAGCATCAGACGTCTGGCGCTTAGTAATCCTTCCTTGACACCTGAGCCGAGCTCCTTAGCTTCACTCTGGAGAACATCTCTGGCGATGGCAGCTACGAATGCAGATGTAAATCCTGCCATTGTGCCATCCTTCTCTGAAAAAAATTCATCTTCAACTGAGGCCGGATCGAAATATAACACCGCTCTGGTTCTCCCCTTCTGCCTCCTGTAGTAAATGGCTCCATCCAGACCGAAGCGAATAATCACGTTCGAGCAGTTCGCGAGTGAAGAGAATTTGGGATCCGTCGTCAGTTGCCAGAGAAAATCAGTGGCGGTTCGTTCCCAGGACAAACGCCGGCTCATATTCATACCGTCCGAACGCAAATCGTTTGCGCCAATGATCACAATCAAACGGTCTTCGTAAAGCTCCTGGAGTCTGTCCCACAGTGGACCCTTCGCCAGGGGTCTGCTCATTTTCAGAATCACGTTTGCCGCGGTGGCTTTTTTCAACGATTGAGGCCAAAAATCAGGCATGTAACGGAATCCATTTCCTGCATCGTCAATCACAAGCAATGCGGGGTTATCCTGATCATTGCTGACCAGAATCAAATTCGGAGTGGAGCCTGGAGCAGGTCCGGAAAATCCGCGATAGTTTTTGATTCGAAAAACCTTGCGATCCTCTTTTGCTGAATAAGGATAACGCGCAAGTTCTGCAATGGAATGCACAATCTTATTCGGATGGATGTTCCGTATTTTCTTGATCCGGTGCGAGCTTACACGCTGGGAAGTTGCCTGTTGAATCAATTGCGCAAGAAGCATGGCTCCCCCGGGCGCGGCAATCATGTTCGTGCCGGGCTGTAGCTTCCAGTTATAAATATTTTCCGCGTCCGAAGTTACAGGAGGAACTTCGTACGCATACCAATCGATCGTTACATCACCGGCAACGATAATTGCCAGCCTGTTAACATCTGCCATGTGGATTACCACAAATTATACTTCAGGTTCCGAATCATTGATTCAGGTGCGGCAGAACCCTTTTCATCAGCAGCTCGATCAGTTCCGGTTGCATCAAATCATAGACGTCCGGAATGTAAAGACAGACGATCGGCTTCTTTTCGTAGATGTCTTTGAACTTCTTATGAATCACGTTCCGCTGCCTTTTTTCCATTACGAAAATTAAATCGGCCCACTCCAGAGTTTCTCGATTCACAGTCACTGTTGCGTCTTCATCCACACCCGCAGATTTTACTTCGAGTCCCGGCCGCTCCCGAAATATTCTCTCAGCCGTAGGACTTCGCAGTTTGTTCGCGTTGCAAACAAAAAGCACTTTCAGGTCCGGCATGAGAGGATCCTCCTTCAGCAACAGGAAGCACGTTCTGTGCCATTGATCCGGCGTGCAAATTGCATATCGTTTATCCACTATGAAACTCAACTGGGTTCCGGCCGGAAAAGGGAGAATGGCGCTGGGACACCGTCCGAAGCTTCGTTCAATTCCCTATCTTCCTGCCGAAGGTTGTGCGTTTGTCGTAACGCTGCTTTCCAGAAAGGAGGGCGCTGTGGAAATCGGCAGTCTGGTGCGCGACTCCGGCATTCAGTGGATCTGGATTCCTCTGGCAAACGGCAATCCGCCGCCTCAAACAATTCCGGATGGACTTAACGAAGTTCAAGCAGCAATCCAGGCTGGCGCTTCTGTTTTTGTGCATTGTTCGGCCGGAATGCATCGAACAGGGATGATCGCTTTTGCCGTGCTTCGCCGCATCGGATACTCAGAAGTGGCATCACTGGAACTGATCAAAGCAATGCGCCTCGAGACATATGCGGCGTTAACTCAAAAGCATATCGATTGGGGTAACTCAACTGTAAAAATCAACGAGGAACCATGACCGACTTCACGCGAGAAATCAGGCGCCGGCACACTTCTATTGATCGCTACAAGGGCTTCGATCTGTTCTGGAGAGACTTCGATCAGTCTTTTCAGCTGCAGCAGATTCTGGATTCGGTTGTAGAAAAGAAAACGGATTTAGCAACAGCCCGCGAACACATCCGCCGAAACTATGTTCTTTCGTCACCAAGAGTTCAGGATCTCGTGCAAACGACGGAGGAATCCACAACAAGTTCTGCTTACCGGCGATTCCAGATAATGGAAGTGATTCATGCCGCTTCAGTCGCCAGTTGTGACATCAGTCATCGAAATCGGATTTCCATGAGTCTTGCCGAGACAGCAGCCAAGGCGGGAGAATGGGAACGCACAAGACAAGCGCTTGCAGACGCGATGGAAGGGTTACAGATCTTCCGGCGTTTTTTTATCGACGAAGAACATTTCATTACGAAGATAGAAGAGGAGTTGAAAGAGGGCTGGGAAGCCGAGAAGCCGCATTTGCAAAGGCCATTGGATATCTTTGAACCACTTTCTGAAAATCCCGCCCGCGAGTGGATCGATCTGATTCTTTGGAATTCTGATACGAATCCGGATAACGATCTGGTCGCGCAGTCTGATGCAACAATCCGTCTTGGAATTCGATTCGAGGATTGGCTGAATCGAAAGGACCGGCCGCTGAAGCCGGTGATCCTGGAGATGTCTGAAATCTGTAAAGCTTCAGGCGGGACAGATCCGATTGAACCGGTTCGCTGTCTTGTAACGATCGCGGATTCATTGATGGAGGTCCGCCAATGGGAACTTGCTGTTGAAATCCATCACCAGCTTCGCGCGAAGATTCCTCGCCAAAATCTGCTTGCATTTCATGCCATCGTTCAGTCGGCATCCTGTCATCTGAAAACCGGGGATCTGTCCCTGTGCGGAAAAACATTGCACGGCGTCGACTTGCGGCTCCTCGAGAGAACGGCCGAATTCGACAAAATTGCTGCGGCCGAGCTTGCCCGCTTCTATGCGGTCCATTGTCACTACCAGGAGAGATCCGGACGTCCTTTCCCTCCGGATGCTCCGCAAAGAATTCAAGACTTGCTGAAAAAAGCGTCAGCCCTTGTAAATTGGATGCAAGGATCCGAAAACCGCGTAGCCCACCTGAAAAATCTATGCTATTCGATCCTCGTTCGCGACATCATTTCTAATTCAATACGTCGGCTCTATTAGATAATCGTCAGCTGCGGGGCAGGACAATCAATCTCAAACCGGGGATGTCTGAGAAGTCACGTTCATTTTGAGTAACTACTGCCATATCGTATTGCAAGGCAAGAGCCGCTAGCCAGACATCATGGGTACGATGAGTCGACGGCTTACGCGTTGCATCAAGATCAGAGGCCAATCTGCCAAAAATTTCGGCTGTATCTTTATCGATCAGCAGACACGATTTCCGCTTGATGCGGGCCAGGGCCGCGGCACGTCTATTGCGTTGGGCAGCGTTCTTGGCGCGATGAAGCCCATATTCAAGTTCTGCAATCACGGGTGGAGCTAGATAGACAGCCTCATCTCCCGTGCGATCAGCAACATCTGCGGGAGCAAGTCTTCCGCTTTCTACACTGATCCAGATCGATGTATCCAGAATCATCGCCATGGATTCCTCATCTCTTTGCGCAAAACGCGGCTTCCTCGCCGTGCATCCTTTAACCATTTCTCTCCTTCGTCGTCAGGCAAAGTGCGATACAGGTCCGATAAGGCTTCGAGAGCCGTCATAGTCGGAGCACCCGGAACCAGCTTCGCAACGGGCTGATTATTCCGCATGACTACGATTTCTTCGGTGCCGTTTTGAAGCGTATCCAACACGCGTCTGAGATTGCGTGCAAGTTCGGTTGCGGTCATTACTTTCATGGTTTCAATTCAAATTATCTAACTTAATCATAATATCTGATTAAATCAGAGTCAAAAGTTCAAAATCGAATGCATCAAGCCGCGGGAACAATTGCCGTTTGACCAAAGAATGACTGTTGGGAGGAAAACTCTCGGTGGTGCCGCTATATTACACCAGCACATCAGCATTCCACTACCGCGCCAGAGATTTATCAATAGGACGCTAGCCTTTCTACGCTGCAACAAGGCGCGCGATGGCTTTCCCGAACGAAATGAGATTCGAGGACCAGTTGCCGGCTTGAAGATTCAGCCGAAGTCGATAGGCTGGATGGACCTCTTTAGATAAAGCTCCATACAAAAAAGTAAAGCCGAAGCGTGTGCTCATTTCATTCACAAGCAATCGAACGGATTCGACAGAGCAGGATGTAGGTAGCCCATCGGAAAGCACAACAACGAGTTTGTTGCGGCGCGACATCAAGCCAAACTGCTTCTTCAGGAAGTCCAGGGCGCCCGCCTCATTTGTTTTTCCGTCAGGAGCCAACGAAACGAAGGAATGAGCATCGTGAGTGCCGCAAAGATATACGTTCTGATTGTAGCCAATGAATAGCGACTCTATATCTTTGCAGTCACAGAAACATTCGGCTAGAAGCGCGGCAGCGTCCTTGGCGCGGTCCAGTCTTCCATCCTTCCCCATCGAAGCGGACGTGTCG is part of the bacterium genome and harbors:
- a CDS encoding type II toxin-antitoxin system Phd/YefM family antitoxin — encoded protein: MKVMTATELARNLRRVLDTLQNGTEEIVVMRNNQPVAKLVPGAPTMTALEALSDLYRTLPDDEGEKWLKDARRGSRVLRKEMRNPWR
- a CDS encoding AAA family ATPase translates to MADVNRLAIIVAGDVTIDWYAYEVPPVTSDAENIYNWKLQPGTNMIAAPGGAMLLAQLIQQATSQRVSSHRIKKIRNIHPNKIVHSIAELARYPYSAKEDRKVFRIKNYRGFSGPAPGSTPNLILVSNDQDNPALLVIDDAGNGFRYMPDFWPQSLKKATAANVILKMSRPLAKGPLWDRLQELYEDRLIVIIGANDLRSDGMNMSRRLSWERTATDFLWQLTTDPKFSSLANCSNVIIRFGLDGAIYYRRQKGRTRAVLYFDPASVEDEFFSEKDGTMAGFTSAFVAAIARDVLQSEAKELGSGVKEGLLSARRLMLRGFGSGEDPNLKFSADVFHPDKSDVQIAEVPIPLPSSPVVADPDFWSILRTLNPARLEEIARDIVMNGEDAALTNVPIATFGKLKTVDRSEIESFRSIKNLLQEYIRDTSGRPPLSIAVFGRPGSGKSFGVTQVAESINKDLMKKIEFNLSQFTSSDDLINAFHMVRDISLKGNLPLVFFDEFDSNFNGKLGWLKYFLAPMQDGVFKEGDAMHPIGKAVFVFAGGTKPSYKEFVSQEGLADAKGTDFISRLRGYVDILGPDPDPDPARKDVFAIIRRAMVLRNLSKKLFDAKKRPRIDEGVLRAFLKIPSYKHGTRSIQAILEMSMLQERGRLEPSALPPVEQLKLHVDAAAFMRLVLRDVIFAGYVEKIAMAVQEKYREQNRGIKPAGHPAMEPWEKLSEGYRNSNRGVAKDIYAKLQRIHCDFGPLFVGTTPPGFAFTPEEIDLLAEMEHERWMREKIEAGFTLGSDDPERKTNPDLKPWSELSETAKNKDHQSVLNLPKILEDAGFYIYRLE
- a CDS encoding tyrosine-protein phosphatase; this translates as MKLNWVPAGKGRMALGHRPKLRSIPYLPAEGCAFVVTLLSRKEGAVEIGSLVRDSGIQWIWIPLANGNPPPQTIPDGLNEVQAAIQAGASVFVHCSAGMHRTGMIAFAVLRRIGYSEVASLELIKAMRLETYAALTQKHIDWGNSTVKINEEP
- a CDS encoding PIN domain-containing protein; amino-acid sequence: MAMILDTSIWISVESGRLAPADVADRTGDEAVYLAPPVIAELEYGLHRAKNAAQRNRRAAALARIKRKSCLLIDKDTAEIFGRLASDLDATRKPSTHRTHDVWLAALALQYDMAVVTQNERDFSDIPGLRLIVLPRS
- a CDS encoding phosphotyrosine protein phosphatase — protein: MPDLKVLFVCNANKLRSPTAERIFRERPGLEVKSAGVDEDATVTVNRETLEWADLIFVMEKRQRNVIHKKFKDIYEKKPIVCLYIPDVYDLMQPELIELLMKRVLPHLNQ